A stretch of Metabacillus sp. FJAT-52054 DNA encodes these proteins:
- a CDS encoding TVP38/TMEM64 family protein — MDLHTLFDSFTLEKMMKIFEQYRSFGPLLGIGLPMLEAFLPFLPLVVFIVANVNSFGFGLGFFLSWLGASAGAFIVFLLVRKFGQERFFHFLSRHKGISRMVSWVEEKGFGPLFILLCFPFTPSAAVNVVAGLSRISIWNFMLAVFTGKLVMIFIVSYVGQDLHALITDPMKSITAAAVLLVMWIVGKILEKRLNTKMGRKLDKR; from the coding sequence ATGGACCTGCATACGCTGTTTGATTCGTTTACTTTAGAAAAAATGATGAAAATCTTTGAACAGTACCGCTCATTCGGGCCCCTTCTTGGAATAGGCCTGCCGATGCTTGAGGCATTTTTACCCTTCCTTCCGCTTGTCGTTTTTATTGTGGCAAATGTGAATTCGTTTGGCTTTGGCCTGGGCTTTTTTTTATCATGGCTTGGGGCATCAGCTGGTGCTTTCATTGTTTTCCTGCTGGTGAGGAAATTTGGACAGGAGCGCTTTTTCCACTTTTTAAGCCGGCATAAAGGAATCAGCCGGATGGTAAGCTGGGTAGAAGAAAAGGGATTTGGCCCGCTGTTCATATTACTGTGCTTTCCGTTCACTCCTTCAGCCGCAGTGAATGTTGTCGCCGGATTATCAAGGATCAGCATCTGGAATTTTATGCTCGCTGTTTTTACCGGAAAGCTGGTTATGATTTTCATTGTGAGCTATGTGGGCCAGGATTTGCACGCCCTGATCACAGACCCGATGAAATCGATAACGGCTGCTGCGGTTCTCTTGGTCATGTGGATTGTCGGCAAGATTCTCGAGAAAAGACTGAACACAAAAATGGGTCGGAAATTGGACAAGCGGTAA
- the addB gene encoding helicase-exonuclease AddAB subunit AddB codes for MTIRFMAGRSGSGKTTMILNEIREKLNEQPDGPPILFLVPDQMTFAMEYELARTPGLSGMIRAQVFSFSRLSLRILQETSGAARQPITSTGVQMMLRKIIEDEKQNFKVYGKASDKTGFIQHVEAMITEFKRYSINPAELLGQIQAIQKQMNEKERVLSGKLEDLHAIYERLEEALTGRYVDAEDTLGMLSERIPESSYLEKAEIYIDGFHHFTPMEMEAVKSLLAKAARVTVSITADKLFDRHLPHELHLFRMTGMTYTQFKKMAEDLHIETEEPVLLNELPRFIGSPSLQHLEQNYDSRPSQPFKGLTDISICQAASHRAEIEGIARRIQEHVRKRGARFRDTAILLRHPSSYHDLIEQVFTDYEIPFFIDQKRSMLHHPLVELIRSSLEAVTGSFRYEAMFRTIKTDLLFPAGADKRSLREEMDLLENYVLAHGINGSRWTSEKRWIYRRFRSLEGGNAVTDEELNKEEQINRLKELAAKPLKELAAGLKKAKTGVQKAGALFLFLENLEIPAKLEELKQEAELAGGLIEVREHSQVWDAVIGLLDEFAEMIGNHPISSAQFTEMMDTGLESLKFSLVPPAIDQVLIGDMERSRFYGLKHTFVAGANDGVIPARPAEDGILSDEDRELLEQNGAAMAPSARQQLLDENFIIYMALASGSEHLSVSYPSADPEGKTLLPSILISRLEELFPDAVKEWFVNEPESLEEHEQLSFMPNKSVALTYLSSQLQTWKKQYPVHDSWWDAYNYLIEHDQSGNVEMVIGSLFYKNQAKPLKQAVTKELYGQHILGSVSRMEQFRSCPFSHFASHGLKLREREQFRLEAPDVGQLFHSALKMISDRLGEMNVSWRDVTKDQCRSLSSEAVNRLAPMLQKEVLMSSNRHQYLKSKLEKIIARAAGVIAEQAKASLFTPIGLELGFGKGGPLPPMRFKLDNGYTMELTGRIDRVDSAESSRGLLLRIVDYKSSDRALNLSEVYYGIALQMLTYLDVIISYSKTWLGVEASPAGVLYFHVHDPMIQAGAKLSLEDLEEEIFKKFKMKGLLLGEEETIQLMDQTLESGSSNIVAAGFKKSGGFSSSSSIASNEEFDMLRRHVRSEFKQIGTEITNGVTDISPYRMKDKVPCTFCPYKGVCQFDQSLKDNDYRVLREEKNEQIFMRLREEADNE; via the coding sequence ATGACAATCCGGTTTATGGCGGGACGCTCCGGCAGCGGCAAAACCACAATGATCCTGAACGAAATTAGAGAAAAGCTGAATGAGCAGCCGGACGGTCCGCCGATCCTTTTTCTTGTACCTGATCAGATGACATTTGCCATGGAGTATGAGCTTGCCCGCACTCCGGGATTGAGCGGAATGATCCGGGCTCAGGTATTTAGTTTTTCACGGCTTAGCTTAAGAATCCTCCAGGAAACGTCAGGCGCGGCAAGGCAGCCGATTACATCAACTGGTGTCCAGATGATGCTGAGGAAGATTATAGAAGATGAAAAACAGAACTTTAAAGTGTATGGAAAAGCCAGTGATAAGACCGGTTTTATTCAGCATGTAGAAGCGATGATTACGGAATTCAAACGATACAGCATAAACCCGGCTGAACTGCTTGGGCAGATCCAAGCGATTCAAAAACAGATGAATGAAAAGGAAAGAGTTCTTTCAGGAAAGCTTGAGGACTTGCATGCCATTTATGAACGGCTTGAAGAAGCGCTCACGGGCCGGTATGTAGACGCCGAGGATACGCTCGGAATGCTTTCGGAACGAATTCCCGAATCCTCCTATCTTGAAAAAGCAGAGATTTACATAGATGGTTTTCATCATTTCACGCCAATGGAAATGGAGGCGGTGAAAAGCCTTCTCGCAAAAGCAGCCCGGGTAACCGTCAGCATTACGGCGGATAAATTGTTTGACAGGCATTTGCCGCATGAGCTGCATTTGTTCCGGATGACAGGGATGACATACACCCAATTCAAGAAAATGGCCGAGGATCTTCACATTGAAACTGAGGAACCGGTCTTGCTGAATGAGCTTCCAAGATTCATCGGTTCTCCCTCTCTTCAGCACTTGGAGCAAAATTATGATTCAAGGCCATCACAGCCATTCAAAGGGCTGACGGACATCTCCATCTGCCAGGCGGCAAGCCACCGTGCGGAAATAGAAGGAATTGCCCGCCGGATTCAGGAGCACGTCAGGAAAAGGGGAGCCCGTTTCCGGGACACAGCGATTTTACTGCGCCATCCATCCAGCTATCATGATTTAATTGAACAGGTATTTACAGATTATGAGATTCCTTTTTTCATAGATCAAAAACGTTCCATGCTTCATCACCCTCTTGTAGAATTGATCCGGTCTTCCCTGGAGGCTGTTACGGGCAGCTTTCGATACGAAGCGATGTTCCGTACGATAAAAACGGATCTGCTGTTTCCAGCGGGAGCGGATAAACGTTCCTTAAGAGAAGAGATGGATCTACTCGAAAACTATGTGCTTGCACATGGCATAAACGGGTCAAGATGGACCTCCGAAAAAAGGTGGATTTACAGAAGGTTCCGTTCCCTGGAGGGCGGAAACGCAGTGACGGATGAAGAACTGAACAAGGAAGAACAAATCAACCGGCTGAAGGAGCTTGCTGCGAAGCCCCTTAAAGAACTGGCTGCGGGGCTCAAAAAAGCAAAAACGGGAGTACAGAAGGCAGGGGCTTTGTTTTTGTTCCTTGAAAATCTTGAAATTCCTGCGAAGCTCGAAGAACTTAAACAAGAGGCAGAATTGGCCGGGGGTCTTATCGAGGTCCGGGAGCATTCCCAAGTTTGGGATGCGGTGATTGGTCTGCTGGATGAATTTGCAGAAATGATCGGAAATCACCCCATATCCTCGGCGCAGTTTACGGAAATGATGGATACCGGTTTGGAAAGCTTAAAGTTTTCTCTTGTTCCTCCGGCGATAGATCAGGTCCTGATCGGGGATATGGAACGTTCCCGGTTTTACGGATTGAAGCATACATTCGTGGCCGGTGCAAATGATGGGGTTATTCCAGCAAGACCGGCGGAGGATGGCATACTCTCGGATGAGGACCGCGAGCTTCTTGAACAGAACGGGGCTGCAATGGCGCCGTCAGCAAGACAGCAGCTGCTGGATGAAAATTTCATAATTTATATGGCGCTCGCGAGCGGATCGGAGCACCTGTCTGTTTCGTATCCATCGGCGGATCCGGAAGGGAAGACGCTGCTGCCTTCTATTTTAATTAGCCGTCTGGAGGAACTTTTTCCGGATGCGGTGAAGGAGTGGTTTGTAAATGAACCGGAATCACTCGAGGAGCATGAACAGTTATCCTTTATGCCGAACAAATCTGTTGCACTGACATACTTAAGCTCTCAGCTGCAGACGTGGAAGAAGCAATATCCGGTGCATGACAGCTGGTGGGATGCTTACAATTATTTGATTGAGCACGATCAGAGCGGCAATGTGGAGATGGTCATCGGAAGCCTGTTTTATAAGAATCAGGCAAAGCCGTTGAAGCAGGCTGTCACAAAAGAGCTTTATGGCCAGCATATATTGGGAAGTGTGTCCAGGATGGAGCAATTCAGAAGCTGTCCGTTCTCCCATTTTGCGAGCCACGGACTGAAGCTGAGGGAACGCGAGCAGTTCCGTCTTGAAGCTCCGGATGTCGGCCAGCTGTTTCACTCGGCGCTCAAGATGATTTCTGACAGGCTGGGGGAAATGAACGTATCCTGGAGGGATGTCACGAAGGATCAATGCAGATCTCTATCGAGTGAAGCAGTAAACCGGCTGGCTCCCATGCTCCAAAAAGAAGTGCTTATGAGCTCGAACCGTCATCAGTATTTGAAAAGCAAACTTGAAAAGATTATTGCCAGGGCGGCGGGTGTGATTGCTGAACAGGCAAAGGCTTCGCTATTTACGCCAATCGGACTGGAACTTGGCTTCGGCAAGGGCGGCCCGCTGCCGCCAATGAGATTTAAGCTCGATAACGGCTATACGATGGAGCTGACGGGTAGGATTGACCGGGTAGATTCAGCTGAAAGCTCCAGAGGCCTTCTGCTTCGAATCGTGGATTACAAATCGAGCGACCGCGCCCTGAATCTAAGCGAGGTTTACTATGGTATCGCTCTGCAAATGCTCACCTATTTGGACGTTATTATTTCCTATTCCAAAACATGGCTTGGCGTGGAAGCGAGTCCTGCGGGCGTGCTCTATTTCCACGTTCATGATCCAATGATTCAGGCCGGCGCAAAGCTTAGTCTTGAGGATCTTGAGGAAGAAATCTTTAAAAAGTTTAAAATGAAGGGTCTGCTTCTTGGAGAAGAGGAGACGATTCAGCTCATGGATCAGACGCTTGAAAGCGGTTCGTCCAATATTGTGGCAGCCGGCTTCAAAAAAAGCGGCGGCTTCAGCTCAAGCTCTTCGATTGCGAGCAATGAAGAGTTCGATATGCTGCGGCGCCATGTGAGAAGTGAATTTAAGCAGATTGGAACGGAAATTACCAATGGGGTGACGGATATCAGCCCATACAGGATGAAGGATAAAGTGCCGTGCACATTTTGTCCGTATAAAGGAGTCTGCCAGTTTGACCAATCCCTTAAGGACAATGATTACCGGGTTCTGAGAGAAGAGAAGAATGAGCAGATATTTATGCGTCTGAGAGAGGAGGCCGACAATGAATAA
- the addA gene encoding helicase-exonuclease AddAB subunit AddA, with protein sequence MNNHIPKPPGSQWTDDQWSAIASSGQDILVAAAAGSGKTAVLVERMIRKITSRDNPADVDRLLVVTFTNASAAEMKNRIGEALEEALKSNPASLHLRRQITLLNRASISTLHSFCLNMIQKYYYMIDLDPGFRIADQTEGALLMDEVLDDLFEEEYGKENNESFFDLADRYSSDRSDLALQDLIRTLYDFSRSNPNPDEWLSQLSSLYDVNENCRLEDQPYFPVIKEDIEINIGLAKERLEQAMRLIRMPGGPAPRADDVSDYLNQVNSLLEKEFSWEELAAGMSSLKPKRAKPVKGEEYDPVLTEEVKTLRDSAKKQLEKVEEDWFKRDIRRSLHDLGELKPVIDTLVQFVKRFGEHFQQKKKEKGLVDFSDLEHLCLSILSVKDEHGRLLPAEPALACRQQFTEVMVDEYQDTNLVQEAILQLVKKKSEEAGNLFMVGDVKQSIYRFRLAEPMLFLNKYKRFTPGAETTGQRIDLNKNFRSRSEVLDGTNFLFKQLMGEKVGEIHYDDQAELKLGAAYPESAGMETELLLADRSGLEELEDEPGANAMNEPEADTVQLESRLIAKKIRELVDSRSPIYDRKKNGTRGIMYRDIVILLRSMPWAPQMMEELKKQGIPVYANLSGGYFEATEVAIMMSLLKTIDNPSQDIPLASVLRSPIVGLNETEMAAIRTYDKKGTYYEACKAALEHPISSDRVLAEKLLRFFTRLNEWRSEARKGAVSDLIWRIYRESKFFDFAGGMPGGKQRQANLRALYDRARQYEATSFRGLFRFLRFIERMQERGDDLGAARALGEQEDVVRIMTIHSSKGLEFPVVFTAGLARQFNMMDMNKSFLLDKHLGFGTKYIHPELRFSYPTLPLLAMKKKLKIELLSEELRVLYVALTRAKEKLFLVGTVKDREKALLSWKRALSNREWLLPDGDRLQAKSYLDWIGPALTRHPGAIELHEGEAPESVLAEHPSKWKVQFVHQSELLEPDAQREEMELKIMEALSERKPIPLTTPWSEEVEKELSWVYPHLASSLQSSKQSVSEIKRMQSFKDEFSEQPPAKEGTMIYDRPKFLQQKMLTAAERGTAMHAVMQHLPLGEPVTRDVVLSTVDDMRRRELLTEEQADIIEPESIVSFYSSEIGQKMQHAKRVLREVPFSYARTPEHTSAEDKVLVQGVIDCLIEDEEGLTIVDYKTDSIKGRFEGFSEAESTMRSRYEIQLQIYSEAVESIFKKPVTRRVLYFFDANQLLDV encoded by the coding sequence ATGAATAATCACATTCCCAAACCGCCGGGTAGCCAGTGGACGGATGACCAATGGTCAGCGATTGCTTCTTCCGGACAGGATATTCTTGTAGCGGCGGCGGCAGGATCCGGAAAAACTGCGGTTCTTGTGGAACGCATGATTCGGAAGATTACGAGCCGGGATAACCCGGCTGATGTCGACCGGCTTTTAGTCGTTACGTTCACCAATGCATCGGCTGCTGAAATGAAAAACAGGATTGGCGAAGCGCTTGAGGAAGCATTGAAAAGCAATCCGGCTTCGCTTCATTTAAGACGACAGATTACCTTGCTGAACCGGGCATCCATTTCAACGCTCCATTCCTTTTGCCTGAATATGATCCAAAAATATTACTACATGATTGACCTTGATCCCGGCTTCCGAATTGCCGACCAGACAGAGGGAGCCCTTTTAATGGATGAGGTGCTCGATGATTTATTCGAAGAGGAATATGGAAAAGAGAATAATGAATCGTTTTTTGACCTGGCAGACCGCTATTCCTCTGACCGGAGTGATCTTGCCCTGCAGGACTTAATCCGTACGCTTTACGATTTTTCGAGATCAAATCCGAATCCGGATGAATGGCTTAGCCAGCTATCGAGTCTTTACGATGTGAACGAGAATTGCCGCTTGGAAGACCAGCCATACTTCCCAGTCATCAAAGAAGATATCGAGATAAACATAGGTCTTGCAAAGGAAAGGCTCGAACAGGCGATGCGGCTGATCCGGATGCCGGGCGGCCCAGCTCCGAGAGCCGATGATGTTTCCGATTATCTAAATCAGGTAAACAGCCTCCTGGAAAAGGAATTTTCCTGGGAGGAGCTTGCAGCAGGCATGTCCTCCCTCAAACCGAAGCGGGCAAAGCCTGTGAAGGGTGAAGAGTACGATCCGGTTCTAACCGAAGAAGTGAAAACATTAAGAGACAGTGCCAAGAAGCAGCTTGAAAAAGTGGAAGAAGACTGGTTTAAACGTGATATCCGCCGCTCACTCCATGACCTTGGCGAATTGAAGCCCGTTATTGATACCCTCGTTCAGTTTGTGAAAAGATTTGGGGAGCATTTTCAGCAAAAGAAAAAGGAAAAAGGCCTGGTGGACTTCTCAGATCTTGAGCATCTGTGCCTTTCCATCCTTTCAGTAAAAGATGAACATGGCCGCCTTCTTCCCGCCGAACCGGCTTTAGCGTGCCGTCAGCAGTTTACGGAAGTCATGGTGGATGAATATCAGGATACGAATCTTGTGCAGGAAGCGATTCTCCAGCTCGTCAAAAAAAAATCGGAAGAAGCAGGAAATCTGTTTATGGTAGGGGATGTCAAACAGTCTATCTACCGCTTTCGTCTTGCGGAACCAATGCTGTTCTTAAATAAATACAAGCGGTTTACACCGGGCGCTGAGACCACCGGACAGCGCATTGATTTAAATAAAAACTTCAGGAGCCGTTCGGAGGTGCTGGATGGCACAAACTTTCTATTTAAACAGCTGATGGGAGAAAAGGTTGGCGAGATCCATTATGATGACCAGGCAGAACTGAAGCTTGGTGCAGCCTATCCGGAGAGTGCAGGAATGGAAACCGAGCTTCTGCTTGCTGATCGGAGCGGCCTTGAAGAACTGGAAGACGAGCCGGGAGCTAATGCCATGAATGAACCGGAGGCTGATACCGTTCAGCTTGAATCAAGGCTGATAGCAAAAAAAATCCGGGAGCTAGTTGACAGCCGGTCTCCAATCTATGACCGGAAAAAGAACGGAACCCGCGGTATCATGTACCGGGATATTGTTATCCTGCTCCGTTCCATGCCATGGGCTCCGCAGATGATGGAGGAGCTGAAAAAACAGGGAATTCCGGTGTATGCAAACCTTTCCGGAGGATATTTTGAAGCGACAGAGGTCGCAATTATGATGTCGCTTCTGAAAACGATCGACAATCCGTCACAAGATATTCCGCTTGCCTCTGTTTTAAGGTCGCCAATCGTCGGGTTAAATGAGACCGAAATGGCGGCAATTCGTACGTACGATAAAAAAGGAACCTACTACGAAGCGTGCAAAGCAGCGCTTGAGCATCCTATCTCATCGGACAGGGTATTAGCAGAGAAGCTGCTTCGCTTTTTCACCCGCTTGAATGAGTGGAGAAGCGAAGCGAGAAAAGGTGCAGTATCCGACCTGATCTGGAGAATTTACAGGGAAAGCAAATTTTTTGATTTTGCAGGGGGGATGCCGGGCGGAAAGCAGCGGCAGGCAAACCTCCGTGCCCTTTACGACAGAGCCCGTCAATATGAGGCTACTTCCTTCCGCGGCCTGTTTCGTTTTCTGCGTTTTATTGAAAGAATGCAGGAAAGAGGGGACGACCTCGGGGCTGCGAGAGCGCTTGGCGAACAGGAGGATGTTGTGCGGATCATGACGATCCACAGCAGCAAGGGACTTGAATTCCCGGTTGTTTTTACAGCGGGGCTTGCCAGACAGTTCAATATGATGGACATGAACAAAAGCTTCCTGCTTGATAAGCATCTTGGATTCGGTACGAAGTACATCCATCCGGAGCTGCGATTCAGCTATCCGACTCTTCCGCTTCTTGCGATGAAAAAGAAGCTGAAAATAGAGCTGCTTTCTGAGGAACTCAGGGTTCTTTATGTGGCATTGACGAGAGCGAAGGAAAAGCTGTTTCTTGTCGGAACCGTGAAGGATCGGGAGAAGGCGCTTCTCAGCTGGAAAAGGGCTCTTTCCAATCGGGAGTGGCTGCTGCCTGACGGCGACCGTCTTCAAGCAAAGTCCTATCTGGACTGGATTGGTCCTGCCCTGACACGGCATCCTGGCGCTATTGAGCTTCACGAGGGGGAAGCGCCAGAGTCTGTACTGGCTGAGCATCCTTCCAAATGGAAGGTTCAATTTGTCCATCAAAGCGAATTGCTGGAGCCTGATGCGCAGCGCGAGGAGATGGAGCTTAAAATTATGGAGGCTCTTTCGGAAAGAAAGCCCATTCCGCTGACGACTCCCTGGAGTGAAGAAGTGGAAAAAGAGCTGTCATGGGTGTACCCTCATTTGGCATCCTCCCTTCAAAGCTCAAAGCAGTCAGTTTCTGAGATAAAGAGAATGCAATCCTTTAAGGATGAATTTTCGGAGCAGCCTCCTGCCAAGGAAGGAACCATGATTTATGACCGTCCGAAATTCCTTCAGCAGAAGATGCTGACAGCAGCAGAACGGGGAACCGCCATGCATGCGGTCATGCAGCATCTGCCGCTTGGAGAACCTGTCACACGTGATGTCGTTCTCTCGACGGTTGACGATATGAGAAGGAGAGAGCTGCTGACGGAAGAACAGGCAGACATTATTGAACCGGAATCCATCGTATCCTTTTACTCATCAGAAATCGGACAGAAAATGCAGCACGCAAAACGGGTGCTGAGAGAGGTACCATTCAGTTATGCCCGTACACCAGAACACACCTCCGCAGAGGACAAGGTACTTGTGCAGGGAGTCATCGACTGCCTGATTGAGGATGAAGAAGGGCTGACGATCGTAGACTACAAGACGGATTCCATTAAAGGGAGATTCGAAGGGTTTTCAGAAGCGGAAAGCACGATGCGCAGCCGTTATGAAATACAGCTCCAGATATATAGTGAAGCCGTTGAATCTATTTTTAAAAAGCCGGTTACTCGAAGGGTGCTGTATTTCTTCGATGCAAATCAGCTATTAGACGTATAA
- a CDS encoding exonuclease SbcCD subunit D, which yields MRILHTADWHLGKTLEGRSRIPEQAAFLDELADIVEKEKIDTVIMAGDVFDTVNPPSAAEKLFYESLSKLSDKGKRPVVVIAGNHDNPERLAAASPLAGDHGIHLIGYPDDHMLKVDVPLAGQTMNIAALAYPSESRLEQVLSENFDELLMRNHYDTKIKSLFESMCRGFGSDTVNVAMSHLHVAGGSTSDSERPIEVGGAYTVAADSLPAAAQYVALGHLHRPQTIKRALTQARYSGSPLAYSFSEAGYAKSVTIIDAVPGGTAQVEEIFLSSGKPLVQWKAVSGMAQVHDWLEQGKDANAWVDLEIHLTDALSIEDIQKLRKWHPGIVHIRPVFQSEGAVLQPESRSTVPIDELFARFYERQTGGAKPDEKLIRLFRELVSEEDTEEGEGA from the coding sequence ATGAGGATATTGCACACAGCAGACTGGCATCTGGGGAAAACTCTGGAAGGACGCAGCCGTATCCCGGAACAAGCCGCTTTTTTGGACGAGCTTGCCGATATTGTGGAAAAGGAGAAAATCGACACAGTCATCATGGCGGGGGATGTGTTTGATACCGTCAATCCTCCATCCGCAGCAGAAAAATTATTTTATGAGAGTTTAAGCAAGCTTTCCGACAAGGGCAAAAGACCGGTTGTTGTGATTGCCGGGAACCATGATAACCCTGAAAGACTCGCAGCAGCTTCCCCTCTTGCCGGGGACCATGGGATCCATTTAATCGGCTACCCGGATGATCACATGCTGAAGGTAGATGTTCCGCTTGCAGGCCAGACAATGAATATTGCCGCGCTTGCCTATCCATCTGAATCACGGCTGGAACAGGTTTTATCTGAAAACTTTGATGAACTCCTGATGAGAAACCATTATGATACAAAAATTAAAAGTCTTTTTGAAAGCATGTGCCGCGGCTTCGGATCCGATACGGTAAATGTGGCGATGAGCCATCTTCACGTAGCGGGAGGCAGCACCTCGGATTCCGAGCGGCCAATTGAAGTAGGGGGAGCCTATACAGTCGCAGCAGACAGCCTCCCAGCTGCCGCTCAGTATGTGGCGCTCGGCCATCTTCATCGTCCGCAGACAATTAAAAGGGCTTTAACTCAGGCGCGCTATTCGGGCTCCCCGCTTGCATACAGCTTTTCTGAAGCGGGCTATGCAAAATCAGTGACAATCATTGATGCAGTGCCGGGGGGAACAGCGCAGGTGGAGGAGATCTTTCTTTCCAGCGGCAAGCCTTTAGTGCAATGGAAAGCGGTGAGCGGAATGGCCCAGGTGCATGACTGGCTTGAGCAGGGCAAGGATGCGAACGCATGGGTAGACCTTGAAATTCATCTTACAGATGCTCTTTCCATTGAAGATATTCAGAAGCTTAGAAAATGGCATCCCGGGATCGTGCATATCCGTCCGGTATTCCAGTCAGAAGGTGCAGTCCTTCAGCCTGAGTCCAGATCGACTGTTCCAATAGACGAGCTTTTTGCTAGGTTTTACGAAAGGCAGACAGGGGGAGCCAAACCGGATGAGAAGCTGATCCGGCTGTTCAGGGAACTCGTCAGCGAAGAAGACACGGAGGAGGGAGAAGGCGCATGA